Proteins encoded in a region of the Deinococcus betulae genome:
- a CDS encoding Lrp/AsnC family transcriptional regulator, producing MVTAIVMVQAERNRIQETAEALAGVPGVREVYSVTGEWDIVAILKLARYEDLDGVVTGGLRQVTGITRTQTMLAFRTYNEALLDQGFGVGLDESQQR from the coding sequence ATGGTGACCGCCATCGTGATGGTGCAGGCAGAACGCAACCGCATTCAGGAAACCGCCGAGGCACTGGCCGGGGTGCCAGGGGTGCGCGAGGTGTACTCGGTGACCGGCGAGTGGGACATCGTGGCCATTCTCAAGTTGGCTCGCTACGAAGACCTGGACGGCGTGGTGACAGGTGGCCTGCGGCAGGTGACCGGCATCACCCGCACCCAGACCATGCTGGCCTTCCGCACCTACAACGAGGCGCTGCTGGATCAGGGCTTTGGGGTTGGTCTGGACGAATCTCAACAGCGCTAA
- a CDS encoding glycine betaine ABC transporter substrate-binding protein: MTRFVSHAALLLGCSLLATAAAKPIVVGSKLDPEAQILGQMIVLTLKNAGLDVTDKTNLGDTGVNRKAILAGEIDVYPEYTGNAVYLFPQAKITAKQAGNPGTIYGLARQLDSKNGVTWLRPAQVNNTWVIAVPQALAQSAKLSSVADLAKYLGGGGKFKIAGSPEFFNRPDTMPAFESAYGFKLKADQKLVLAGATPPQTQQAAAGGVNGVNAAMAYGTDGTLSALKMVALKDPRGAQAVYQPAPIIRTATLKAAPQIEALLNKTFATLTQATLQGLNAKVALEGRTAQDVAREYLRGKGLIK; encoded by the coding sequence ATGACCCGTTTTGTCTCACACGCCGCCCTGCTCCTGGGCTGCTCGCTGCTGGCCACCGCCGCTGCCAAACCGATTGTGGTGGGCAGCAAACTGGACCCCGAGGCGCAGATTCTAGGCCAGATGATTGTCCTGACCCTTAAAAACGCGGGGCTGGACGTGACCGACAAGACCAACCTGGGTGACACCGGCGTGAACCGCAAGGCCATTCTGGCCGGCGAAATTGACGTGTACCCCGAGTACACCGGCAACGCCGTGTACCTGTTTCCGCAGGCCAAGATTACAGCCAAGCAGGCGGGCAATCCCGGCACCATCTACGGCTTGGCGCGGCAACTGGACAGCAAGAACGGCGTGACCTGGCTGCGTCCGGCGCAGGTCAACAACACCTGGGTCATCGCGGTGCCGCAGGCCCTGGCCCAGAGTGCCAAGCTGAGCAGCGTGGCCGACCTGGCCAAGTACCTGGGCGGCGGCGGCAAATTCAAGATTGCAGGCAGCCCTGAATTTTTCAACCGCCCCGACACCATGCCGGCCTTCGAGTCGGCCTACGGCTTCAAACTGAAGGCCGACCAGAAGCTGGTGCTGGCGGGCGCCACTCCACCCCAGACCCAGCAGGCGGCGGCCGGTGGGGTCAACGGCGTCAACGCCGCCATGGCGTACGGCACCGACGGCACCCTCAGCGCCCTGAAGATGGTGGCCCTCAAAGACCCCAGGGGCGCTCAGGCCGTTTACCAGCCTGCGCCTATCATCCGCACCGCCACCCTCAAGGCCGCTCCGCAGATCGAGGCGCTCCTCAACAAGACCTTCGCCACCCTCACCCAGGCCACCCTGCAAGGCCTGAATGCCAAGGTGGCCTTGGAAGGCCGCACGGCGCAGGACGTGGCGCGCGAGTACCTGCGGGGCAAGGGCCTCATCAAGTGA